In Massilia forsythiae, one DNA window encodes the following:
- a CDS encoding epoxide hydrolase family protein: MPDAIHAFHLSIPQADLDDLRDRLAHTRWPDAETVGDTSQGPQLAKLQALAAHWQERYDWRRCEALLNGFGQHRTEIDGLGIHFLHVRSPEPDALPLLMTHGWPGSVLEFRKVIGPLTDPVAHGGKADDAFHLIVPSLPGFGFSDKPTATGWHPDRIADAWIALMQRLGYERWAAQGGDWGAAVTMALGRRAPPGLLGIHLNMVMYQPTAQERAEATPQEQAMLDAAQRYMDEYAGYYKLQSTRPQSVGFGLADSPVALAAWIYALFQDVADCGGDVESVFDRDELLDDIMLYWLPNTGASSARLYWEAMQAMRQGAPAADPIRVPAGISMFPGEQLRLSRRWAERRFSQLVHFGELAQGGHFAALERPDDFVAEVRATFRFAR; this comes from the coding sequence ATGCCGGATGCAATCCACGCTTTCCATCTGTCGATTCCCCAAGCCGACCTCGACGATTTGCGCGATCGCCTGGCGCACACCCGCTGGCCCGATGCGGAAACCGTCGGCGATACCAGCCAGGGACCGCAGCTGGCCAAGCTGCAGGCGCTGGCCGCGCATTGGCAGGAACGTTACGACTGGCGCCGCTGCGAGGCGCTGCTGAACGGCTTCGGGCAGCATCGCACCGAAATCGATGGCCTCGGCATCCATTTCCTGCACGTGCGCTCGCCCGAGCCGGATGCGCTGCCGCTGCTGATGACGCATGGCTGGCCGGGCTCGGTACTGGAATTCCGCAAGGTGATCGGGCCGCTGACCGATCCGGTGGCGCACGGCGGCAAGGCGGACGATGCCTTCCACCTGATCGTTCCCTCGCTGCCCGGCTTCGGTTTCTCGGACAAGCCGACGGCAACCGGCTGGCACCCCGATCGGATCGCCGACGCCTGGATCGCGCTCATGCAAAGGCTGGGCTACGAACGCTGGGCCGCGCAGGGCGGGGACTGGGGCGCGGCGGTGACCATGGCGCTCGGCCGCAGGGCGCCGCCCGGCCTGCTCGGCATCCACCTGAACATGGTCATGTACCAGCCGACCGCGCAGGAACGTGCCGAGGCCACGCCGCAGGAGCAGGCCATGCTCGACGCGGCGCAGCGCTACATGGACGAGTATGCGGGCTACTACAAGCTGCAGAGCACGCGGCCGCAGTCGGTCGGCTTCGGCCTGGCCGATTCGCCGGTCGCCCTGGCGGCCTGGATCTATGCCTTGTTCCAGGACGTGGCGGATTGCGGCGGCGACGTCGAAAGCGTGTTCGACCGCGACGAGCTGCTGGACGACATCATGCTGTACTGGCTGCCGAACACCGGCGCCAGTTCGGCGCGCCTTTACTGGGAAGCGATGCAGGCGATGCGCCAGGGCGCGCCGGCGGCCGATCCGATCCGGGTCCCGGCCGGCATCAGCATGTTCCCGGGCGAACAGCTGCGCCTGTCGCGGCGCTGGGCCGAGCGGCGCTTCTCGCAATTGGTGCATTTCGGCGAGCTGGCCCAGGGCGGGCACTTCGCCGCGCTGGAGCGTCCCGACGATTTCGTGGCGGAGGTACGCGCGACATTCCGCTTCGCGCGCTGA
- a CDS encoding TetR/AcrR family transcriptional regulator — protein sequence MILRTRAGTKAQVQEGRGTGGRPPSSRKGEVDIRILEAATRLFLRHGFEGTSCDQVAADARAGKASIYARYADKTALLRAVVDASLARLFPDATAQGPDRAPAAQPLQPLQPLQPLRERLHEAGMRVVEAALSPDALALLRLLVAESPRFPDLDLDAAGIRRRIGTQRIAAVLAAGAPDDAAVAARVAPAAARFTELVLAPPLLLALLGEEPGLLAAAAPVRIGAAIDALQASGVLDGLD from the coding sequence ATGATTTTACGAACGCGCGCCGGCACGAAAGCGCAGGTACAAGAAGGACGCGGCACGGGCGGACGTCCGCCATCCAGCCGCAAGGGCGAGGTCGATATCCGCATCCTGGAGGCGGCGACCCGGCTATTCCTGCGTCATGGATTCGAAGGAACCAGTTGCGACCAGGTGGCGGCCGATGCGCGCGCGGGAAAGGCCAGCATTTATGCGCGCTATGCCGATAAGACGGCGCTGCTGCGCGCAGTGGTCGACGCCAGCCTGGCCAGGCTGTTTCCAGACGCGACGGCGCAAGGGCCGGACCGGGCGCCGGCCGCGCAACCGCTGCAGCCGCTGCAGCCGCTGCAGCCGCTGCGCGAACGTTTGCACGAGGCGGGAATGCGGGTGGTCGAAGCAGCCTTGTCGCCCGATGCGCTCGCATTGCTGCGGCTACTGGTCGCCGAAAGCCCACGCTTTCCGGACTTGGACCTGGACGCCGCCGGCATCCGCCGCCGGATCGGCACGCAGCGCATCGCCGCGGTACTGGCGGCGGGCGCGCCGGATGACGCAGCCGTGGCCGCCAGGGTGGCGCCTGCCGCCGCCCGCTTCACCGAACTGGTGCTGGCGCCGCCCTTGCTGCTGGCCCTGCTGGGAGAAGAGCCCGGTTTGCTGGCCGCCGCGGCGCCGGTCCGGATCGGCGCGGCGATCGACGCGCTGCAGGCGAGCGGCGTGCTGGACGGCTTGGACTGA
- a CDS encoding DUF4214 domain-containing protein → MTSQTSDDSTVNSFYLAFYGRPADPAGLAFWSNQLQQANGDLTAISTAFSTSAEATARFGSEDAGARITDIYQQLFNRAPDAAGVAYWLDVMNNGKTSLANVAIAIMNGAQGSDGQLVELRKQAMDSFTTQVQSSGSSYSGYAAVEAARVLVRAVTLETGAKDMDMLVKAAVSFADTATKTPAVVDAIATGTTLLALFDTARGNADPAALAQTLADTAKAAAGNPATLDSLLRGGGMAKVLQVMPSDATLHDVVDALASGGLPAAVDVVYPSYYVNLAFKGVTQGEGDTRIDNVTNVANADVRFSYAGKTQGAQHFEYSTDGVHWISKGIVADTAGGVITIKGIDLTQGIAAGSGAPNLHIKTPVEGQPNLTTTVSLRAVDANGTTSASAEQKIVYDHYAATPHVVLINDTAGAQIGSDYDMVTRDSAYTLDGIEAGATVEFLVDTVTTPMIENTGPNQAAPQMQSLVIPGAKWSAAAPELKEGLNSFSVRQTDAAGNVSKISHVEITLDTKAPAAPVIALVKDSGIAGDGITSDGRVSIGGLDLDSASAWEYSVDGGKNWTFGAVNDGSGKAVLDLTAQGNGVKDVQVRQYDAAGNVGTASNHVGFTLDAAAPAFSLDIAFKGVTQGERDTVVDNVTNVGSVAVQFSYAGKDLGIGQHFEYSLDGVTWSTARLTVSAADHVVTIAGVDLTQGTPLGPKWWLKAPIETQPNLQTTVTLRAADDNGATTTPVSQKIVYDHYAAMPYVVLNNDTAGAALGSVYDMVTSDPGYTVSGVEDGAIVEYLAGDTRSESPKASAAWTREAPLLHEGLNDVAVRQTDAAGNVSFYYHNLITLDTHAPAAPVIAMLTDSGIAGDGITNVGMVSISGLDTTAATAWEYSIDGGKHWSFGDTVGNSGTATLDLSRAGDGHADIQVRQYDAAGNVGAASNTLGATLDTHAPLAPVFDHVQGAKATAPSVTDLSSAAVYFTYGAGLDAGDAFEYRVDGGKWASVTDGAWNGATHTLTIDGIDLGLSDHTVDVRVVDAAGNEGAVASQLIDSTANNVPEKSVVSSVDFDLGSGGIFMNTTPDNIIAAKGAGSQDGAANKATLVLQDMHTGVATVTAANYLDSSAFSVFQGGVHLSSAPALGLYRLGWSDDTFLTDGQSGKGYVAAGSTTFAGGVAGKTLVQGFVIGQTLKAAGGTVDQAGTSLNTAFIDDGQSTTQITSGHSMDLIADNGGTLRIVYNQFVKGAQDLILGFDSGNDKILLGGQAASLVDADGNGAISWAVADKSPYIVTADKEAVEVAVSGPLRISSFESDLGYDARTLNSVLDFGDIQQDHGVLILANDQDHGVLFYYNNMDDNGKIDAGELTVVNVFSGGVIHNADIQLVGVAALPPPSSTNG, encoded by the coding sequence ATGACATCCCAAACCAGCGACGATTCCACCGTTAATTCCTTTTACCTGGCCTTCTACGGGCGCCCGGCCGATCCGGCAGGGCTGGCCTTTTGGTCGAACCAGCTCCAGCAGGCCAACGGCGACCTGACCGCCATTTCGACTGCATTTTCCACTTCCGCCGAGGCAACCGCCCGTTTCGGCAGCGAAGACGCCGGCGCGCGCATTACCGACATCTACCAGCAACTGTTCAACCGCGCCCCGGATGCCGCCGGCGTCGCCTATTGGCTCGACGTGATGAACAACGGCAAGACCAGCCTGGCCAACGTCGCCATCGCCATCATGAACGGCGCACAGGGCAGCGACGGCCAGCTGGTCGAGCTGCGCAAGCAGGCGATGGATAGCTTTACTACCCAGGTGCAAAGCTCGGGCAGCAGCTATTCCGGCTACGCTGCGGTGGAGGCGGCGCGCGTCCTGGTACGCGCGGTGACCCTGGAGACCGGCGCCAAGGACATGGATATGCTGGTGAAGGCGGCCGTCTCGTTCGCCGACACGGCCACCAAGACACCGGCCGTTGTCGACGCCATCGCTACCGGCACCACCTTGCTCGCCCTGTTCGACACCGCCCGCGGCAACGCGGATCCGGCGGCGCTGGCGCAGACGCTGGCTGATACCGCCAAGGCAGCGGCCGGCAATCCGGCCACGCTCGATTCGCTGCTGCGCGGCGGCGGCATGGCCAAGGTGCTGCAGGTGATGCCGTCCGACGCCACCCTGCACGACGTGGTGGACGCCCTCGCCAGCGGTGGCCTGCCGGCGGCGGTGGACGTGGTCTATCCATCCTATTACGTAAACCTCGCCTTCAAGGGCGTGACCCAGGGCGAAGGCGATACCCGCATCGACAACGTGACCAACGTCGCCAATGCCGACGTCCGGTTCAGCTACGCCGGCAAGACGCAAGGCGCCCAGCACTTCGAATACAGCACCGACGGCGTCCACTGGATCAGCAAGGGCATCGTCGCCGACACGGCGGGCGGGGTCATCACCATCAAGGGCATCGACCTGACCCAAGGCATTGCGGCCGGCTCGGGCGCGCCCAACCTGCACATCAAGACTCCGGTCGAGGGCCAGCCGAACCTGACCACCACGGTCTCCCTGCGCGCGGTCGACGCCAACGGCACGACCAGCGCCAGTGCGGAGCAGAAGATCGTGTACGACCACTACGCAGCCACCCCGCACGTGGTACTGATCAACGACACCGCCGGTGCGCAGATCGGCTCGGACTACGACATGGTGACCAGGGACAGTGCGTATACCTTGGACGGCATCGAGGCCGGCGCCACGGTCGAATTCCTGGTCGACACCGTGACGACGCCGATGATCGAGAACACCGGCCCGAACCAGGCAGCGCCGCAGATGCAGTCGCTCGTCATCCCCGGCGCCAAGTGGAGCGCCGCCGCCCCCGAGCTGAAGGAAGGCTTGAACAGCTTCTCGGTGCGCCAGACCGATGCGGCCGGCAACGTCAGCAAGATCTCGCACGTCGAGATCACGCTCGACACCAAGGCGCCGGCGGCGCCGGTGATCGCGCTGGTCAAGGACAGCGGCATCGCCGGCGACGGCATCACCAGCGATGGCCGCGTGTCGATCGGCGGCCTCGACCTCGACAGCGCCAGCGCATGGGAGTACAGCGTCGATGGCGGCAAGAACTGGACGTTCGGCGCCGTCAACGATGGCAGCGGCAAGGCGGTGCTCGACCTGACCGCGCAAGGCAACGGCGTCAAGGACGTGCAAGTGCGCCAGTATGATGCGGCCGGTAACGTCGGCACCGCCTCCAACCACGTCGGTTTCACACTCGACGCCGCCGCGCCCGCGTTTTCGCTCGACATTGCCTTCAAGGGCGTGACCCAGGGCGAACGCGACACCGTGGTCGACAACGTCACCAACGTCGGCAGCGTCGCCGTGCAGTTCAGCTACGCCGGCAAGGACCTGGGCATCGGCCAGCATTTCGAATACAGCCTGGACGGCGTCACCTGGTCCACCGCGCGCCTCACCGTGTCGGCCGCCGACCATGTGGTCACCATCGCCGGGGTCGACCTGACCCAAGGCACACCACTGGGTCCGAAGTGGTGGCTCAAGGCGCCGATCGAGACCCAGCCGAACCTGCAGACCACCGTCACCCTGCGCGCGGCCGACGACAACGGCGCGACCACCACCCCGGTCAGCCAGAAGATCGTGTACGACCACTATGCCGCCATGCCGTACGTGGTGCTGAACAACGACACTGCCGGCGCCGCGCTCGGTTCGGTCTACGACATGGTGACCAGCGACCCCGGCTACACCGTGAGCGGCGTGGAAGACGGTGCGATCGTGGAATACCTGGCCGGCGATACGCGCAGCGAATCCCCGAAAGCGAGCGCCGCCTGGACCAGGGAAGCGCCGCTGCTGCACGAAGGCCTGAACGACGTCGCAGTGCGCCAGACCGATGCCGCCGGCAACGTCAGCTTTTACTATCACAACCTGATCACGCTCGACACCCACGCGCCGGCGGCGCCGGTGATCGCCATGCTGACCGACAGCGGGATCGCCGGCGACGGCATCACCAACGTCGGCATGGTCTCGATCAGCGGGCTGGACACCACGGCCGCCACCGCCTGGGAATACAGTATCGACGGGGGCAAGCACTGGAGCTTCGGCGACACCGTCGGCAATAGCGGTACCGCCACGCTCGACCTGTCGCGCGCCGGCGACGGTCATGCGGATATCCAGGTGCGCCAGTACGACGCCGCCGGCAATGTCGGTGCCGCCTCCAACACGCTCGGCGCGACGCTCGATACGCACGCGCCGCTGGCGCCGGTGTTCGACCACGTGCAGGGCGCCAAGGCAACGGCGCCGAGCGTGACCGACCTGAGCAGCGCTGCCGTCTACTTTACGTATGGCGCCGGCCTGGATGCCGGCGACGCCTTCGAATACCGCGTGGATGGCGGCAAATGGGCTTCGGTGACCGACGGCGCCTGGAACGGCGCCACCCACACGCTGACCATCGACGGCATCGACTTGGGCCTGTCCGACCACACCGTCGATGTGCGCGTGGTCGATGCCGCCGGCAACGAAGGCGCGGTGGCCAGCCAGCTGATCGACAGCACCGCCAACAACGTGCCGGAAAAATCGGTGGTGAGCTCGGTCGATTTCGACCTGGGCAGCGGCGGGATCTTCATGAATACGACGCCGGATAACATTATCGCCGCCAAGGGCGCAGGTAGCCAGGACGGCGCGGCCAACAAGGCCACGCTGGTGCTGCAGGACATGCATACCGGCGTCGCGACCGTCACCGCGGCGAACTACCTGGACAGTAGCGCTTTCAGCGTATTCCAGGGCGGCGTACACCTGAGCAGCGCCCCTGCCTTGGGCTTGTACCGGCTGGGCTGGAGCGACGACACCTTCCTGACCGATGGGCAATCGGGCAAGGGGTATGTCGCCGCAGGCAGCACGACCTTCGCCGGCGGTGTGGCAGGCAAGACCCTGGTGCAGGGCTTCGTCATCGGCCAGACGCTCAAGGCCGCCGGCGGCACCGTCGACCAGGCCGGCACCAGCCTGAACACCGCGTTCATCGACGATGGCCAGTCGACCACGCAGATTACCAGCGGCCACAGCATGGACCTGATCGCGGACAACGGCGGCACCCTGCGCATCGTCTACAACCAGTTCGTCAAAGGCGCCCAGGACCTCATCCTGGGCTTTGACAGCGGCAACGACAAGATCCTGCTGGGCGGCCAGGCCGCGAGCCTGGTGGATGCCGACGGCAACGGCGCCATTAGCTGGGCCGTGGCCGACAAGTCGCCGTACATCGTCACCGCCGACAAGGAAGCGGTCGAGGTCGCGGTATCCGGGCCGTTGCGCATCAGCAGCTTCGAAAGCGACCTGGGCTACGACGCCAGAACGCTCAACAGCGTGCTCGACTTCGGCGACATCCAGCAGGACCATGGCGTGCTGATCCTGGCCAACGACCAGGACCACGGTGTCCTGTTCTACTACAACAATATGGATGACAACGGCAAGATCGACGCCGGCGAACTCACGGTGGTCAATGTGTTCTCGGGCGGCGTGATCCACAACGCGGATATCCAGCTGGTCGGCGTCGCGGCGCTCCCGCCGCCATCGTCCACCAACGGCTGA
- a CDS encoding glycoside hydrolase family 97 protein — protein sequence MSTISAAMLLAGYIAAPGAWAQSVVASASSPGNVLNVEVRIDPAGKLGYDIKRKGKEVIGLSRLGFNLANAYKLDGGFSVRAARTSDHDDTWEQPWGERRFVRNHYRELRVELEQNELEQKEQGKRALAVVFRIYDDGVGFRYEFPDQPQLRDVAITDELTEFAVAQPATAWWIPAAELPGLEEEVRKAPLKEIGTANTPLTLRLEDGTHVALHEAALVDYASMWVRKVEGQKLRAQLAPSSLGPAVVRHGAFSTPWRTLQIADNAAGLYMSDLILNLNEPNKLGDVSWVHPSKFVGVWWSMHLQQTTWNAGPTHGATTANTKRYIDFAAKNGFRGVLVEGWNQGWESNWGHGGADFSFTKSYPDFDLPALSSYAQSKGVRLIGHHETGANVAAYERQMDEAYKLYARVGVDSVKSGYVHEAGTMLFPGAAGQPPHYGNYDSQEGVRHFQKAVTEAARYRIAVDTHEPVKDTGLRRTYPNWLSREGARGVEYNAWGNPVNAVDHEAKLVFTRMLSGPMDYTPGVLSLVGAEGKTFNSTQAKQLANFVVIYSPIVMAADLPENYMKYPAAFKFIRDVPTDWADTRVLNGEVGEYATIARKDRTSDDWYLGAVTDGQARTLALPLGFLDAGKTYTAEIYRDGDQADYRSAHRFDLVTETRTVTAKDTLQLKLAPGGGQAIRFTPKR from the coding sequence TTGTCCACCATTTCCGCCGCCATGCTGTTGGCCGGTTACATAGCCGCGCCTGGCGCCTGGGCGCAAAGCGTGGTGGCCAGCGCCAGTTCGCCCGGCAACGTGCTGAACGTCGAAGTGCGGATCGACCCGGCCGGCAAGCTCGGCTACGACATCAAGCGCAAGGGCAAGGAAGTGATCGGGCTGTCGCGTCTCGGGTTCAATCTGGCCAACGCCTACAAGCTGGACGGCGGCTTCAGCGTGCGCGCGGCGCGCACCAGCGACCATGACGACACCTGGGAACAGCCGTGGGGCGAGCGCCGCTTCGTGCGCAACCATTACCGCGAGCTGCGCGTTGAACTGGAACAAAATGAGCTCGAGCAGAAGGAGCAGGGCAAGCGCGCGCTGGCGGTGGTATTCCGCATCTATGACGACGGCGTCGGCTTCCGCTACGAATTCCCGGACCAGCCGCAACTGCGCGACGTCGCCATTACCGACGAGCTGACCGAATTCGCGGTGGCCCAGCCGGCCACCGCCTGGTGGATTCCGGCGGCGGAACTGCCCGGCCTGGAAGAAGAGGTGCGCAAGGCGCCGTTGAAGGAAATCGGCACCGCCAACACCCCGCTGACGCTGCGCCTGGAGGACGGTACCCACGTCGCCCTGCACGAGGCGGCGCTGGTCGACTACGCGTCGATGTGGGTGCGCAAGGTGGAAGGGCAGAAGCTGCGCGCGCAGCTGGCGCCGTCCAGCCTGGGTCCGGCTGTGGTGCGCCACGGCGCCTTCAGCACGCCATGGCGCACGCTGCAGATCGCCGATAACGCGGCCGGCCTCTACATGTCCGACCTGATCCTGAACCTGAACGAGCCGAACAAGCTGGGCGACGTGTCCTGGGTGCACCCGTCGAAATTCGTCGGCGTGTGGTGGAGCATGCACCTGCAGCAGACCACCTGGAATGCCGGCCCGACCCACGGCGCCACCACCGCCAACACCAAACGCTACATCGATTTCGCCGCAAAGAACGGCTTCCGCGGCGTGCTGGTCGAAGGCTGGAACCAGGGCTGGGAAAGCAACTGGGGCCACGGCGGCGCCGACTTCAGCTTCACCAAATCGTATCCGGACTTCGACCTGCCGGCGCTGAGCTCCTACGCGCAGTCGAAGGGCGTGCGCCTGATCGGCCACCACGAGACCGGCGCCAACGTCGCCGCCTACGAACGGCAGATGGACGAAGCGTATAAACTGTATGCCCGCGTGGGCGTGGACAGCGTCAAGTCCGGCTACGTGCACGAAGCCGGCACCATGCTGTTCCCGGGCGCCGCCGGCCAGCCGCCGCATTATGGCAACTACGATTCGCAGGAAGGCGTGCGTCACTTCCAGAAGGCGGTGACGGAAGCGGCGCGCTACCGCATCGCGGTCGACACCCACGAACCGGTCAAGGACACCGGCCTGCGCCGCACCTATCCGAACTGGCTGTCGCGCGAGGGCGCGCGCGGGGTCGAGTACAACGCCTGGGGCAATCCGGTGAACGCGGTCGACCACGAGGCCAAGCTGGTGTTCACGCGTATGCTGAGCGGCCCGATGGACTACACGCCGGGCGTGCTGAGCCTGGTCGGCGCCGAGGGCAAGACCTTCAACTCCACCCAGGCCAAGCAGCTGGCCAACTTCGTGGTGATCTATTCGCCGATCGTGATGGCGGCCGACCTGCCGGAAAACTACATGAAATACCCGGCCGCCTTCAAGTTCATCCGCGACGTGCCGACCGACTGGGCCGACACCCGCGTGCTGAACGGTGAGGTGGGAGAATATGCCACCATCGCGCGCAAGGACCGCACATCCGACGACTGGTACCTGGGCGCCGTCACCGACGGCCAGGCGCGCACCCTGGCACTGCCGCTCGGGTTCCTCGACGCCGGCAAGACCTACACGGCCGAAATCTACCGCGACGGCGACCAGGCCGACTACCGCAGCGCGCACCGCTTCGACCTGGTGACCGAGACCAGGACCGTGACGGCGAAGGATACCCTGCAATTGAAGCTGGCGCCGGGGGGCGGGCAGGCGATCCGCTTTACACCGAAGCGCTGA
- a CDS encoding rhamnogalacturonidase, which yields MPPFRTTRRACLKGIAAAGAASALFPLAAAHAAAPANAFDVRSHGARGDGVTLDTAAINDAIAAAAQAGGGTVLFPAGRYLSFSIHLRSNVALYLDAGCVLIAADPATDGGRYDDAEPNRWDAYQDFGHSHWHNSLLWGENLDNLTIAGPGRIWGRGLTRSGPGANRPLKAGDMPSSLGGADPMGERTRQGASFGAEMAGKGNKAIALKNCRNVTLRDFSMLKCGHFAVLATGVDNLTIDNLSVDTERDGFDIDCCRNVRIANCAVNTPNDDAICLKSSYALGAARFTERVTITNCQVSGYDLGTFLDGSYGTTQTEAPDKEGVCGRIKLGTESNGGFRNIAIANCVFAHCRGLAIESVDGALIEDVTVDNLSMRDLTTAPLFIRLGRRMRAPQGTPVGAIRRVNISNVTVSGANAPYASTVAGLAEAPVEDVRISNLTVLHGGGGGKAADAQRPIPEHADHYPEPSMFGVTPGYGLFVRHARNLQVHHVDLRSTANEGRPPVVLHDVDGAAFDHVRLMHAAGTPTFLLRDVRGLTVKEAEGMRDLARASHTQASY from the coding sequence ATGCCTCCATTCCGTACCACGCGCCGCGCCTGCCTCAAGGGCATCGCCGCGGCCGGCGCCGCATCCGCGCTATTCCCGCTCGCCGCCGCCCATGCCGCCGCGCCGGCCAATGCCTTCGACGTGCGCAGCCACGGCGCGCGCGGCGACGGCGTGACGCTGGACACCGCCGCCATCAATGACGCCATCGCCGCCGCGGCGCAGGCCGGCGGCGGTACCGTGCTGTTCCCGGCCGGGCGCTACCTGAGCTTTTCGATCCACCTGCGCAGCAACGTCGCGCTGTACCTGGACGCCGGCTGCGTGCTGATCGCCGCCGACCCGGCCACGGACGGCGGCCGCTACGACGACGCCGAACCGAACCGCTGGGACGCCTACCAGGACTTCGGCCACAGCCACTGGCACAACAGCCTGCTGTGGGGCGAGAACTTGGACAACCTGACGATCGCCGGACCGGGCCGCATCTGGGGCCGCGGCCTGACGCGCTCCGGCCCCGGCGCCAACCGCCCGCTGAAAGCCGGCGACATGCCCTCCTCGCTGGGCGGCGCCGACCCGATGGGCGAGCGCACGCGCCAGGGCGCGAGCTTCGGCGCCGAGATGGCCGGCAAGGGCAACAAGGCGATCGCGCTGAAGAACTGCCGCAACGTCACGCTGCGCGACTTTTCGATGCTCAAGTGCGGCCACTTTGCCGTGCTGGCGACCGGCGTCGACAATCTGACCATCGACAACCTGAGCGTGGACACCGAGCGCGACGGCTTCGACATCGATTGCTGCCGCAACGTGCGCATCGCCAACTGCGCGGTCAACACGCCCAACGACGACGCCATCTGCCTGAAAAGTTCGTATGCGCTGGGCGCGGCACGCTTCACCGAGCGCGTCACGATCACCAATTGCCAGGTGTCCGGCTACGACCTCGGCACCTTCCTGGACGGCAGCTACGGCACCACGCAGACCGAAGCACCGGACAAGGAAGGCGTGTGCGGCCGCATCAAGCTGGGCACCGAATCGAACGGCGGCTTCAGGAACATCGCCATCGCCAACTGCGTGTTCGCGCATTGCCGCGGCCTGGCCATCGAGAGCGTGGACGGCGCGCTGATCGAGGACGTCACGGTCGACAACCTCAGCATGCGCGATCTGACCACGGCGCCGCTGTTCATCCGCCTGGGCCGGCGCATGCGCGCGCCGCAGGGCACGCCGGTGGGCGCGATCCGGCGCGTCAACATCAGCAATGTCACCGTGTCCGGCGCCAACGCGCCCTATGCCTCGACCGTCGCCGGCCTGGCGGAAGCGCCGGTCGAGGATGTGCGCATCAGTAACCTCACGGTGCTGCACGGCGGCGGCGGCGGCAAGGCAGCGGATGCACAACGTCCCATTCCCGAGCACGCCGACCATTATCCGGAGCCGAGCATGTTCGGCGTGACGCCGGGCTACGGCCTGTTCGTGCGCCACGCGCGCAACCTGCAGGTGCACCATGTCGATCTGCGCAGCACCGCCAACGAAGGGCGGCCGCCGGTGGTGCTGCACGATGTCGACGGCGCCGCCTTCGATCACGTGCGCTTGATGCACGCCGCCGGTACGCCGACCTTCCTGCTGCGCGACGTGCGCGGGTTGACGGTAAAGGAAGCAGAGGGCATGCGCGACCTCGCGCGCGCCAGCCATACGCAGGCCAGTTATTGA
- a CDS encoding pentapeptide repeat-containing protein: MSRPTITVSGERLTRERIEDLLAQDVLLVFEECDAQGADLSRLDLQDSCWRNCTLLEASLYCARLARTRWQRCRGGHADFESADLVDARFEACDLNNASWRRAKLASALFRGCKLTGAVFEEAGQLGLTFEDCLLVGADLRRLSFRKATLRGLDFADADLSGCDFREAVFEGGSLRGAHIKDTRFEQADLREADLGGLKLSNAKQFAGATISPRQAAELVRAMGLDVA; encoded by the coding sequence ATGTCCCGCCCAACCATCACCGTCAGCGGCGAACGACTCACCCGCGAACGCATCGAAGACCTGCTGGCGCAAGACGTCCTGCTGGTGTTCGAGGAATGCGACGCCCAAGGCGCCGACCTGTCGCGCCTGGACCTGCAGGACAGCTGCTGGCGCAACTGCACGCTGCTGGAAGCGTCGCTGTATTGCGCCCGGCTGGCGCGCACGCGCTGGCAGCGCTGCCGCGGCGGCCATGCCGACTTCGAGTCGGCCGACCTGGTCGACGCCCGCTTCGAAGCCTGCGACCTGAACAATGCGAGCTGGCGGCGCGCCAAACTGGCGTCGGCGCTGTTCCGCGGCTGCAAGCTGACCGGTGCGGTGTTCGAGGAAGCCGGCCAGCTCGGCTTGACATTCGAGGACTGCCTGCTGGTCGGCGCCGACCTGCGCCGCCTGTCGTTTCGCAAGGCGACGTTGAGGGGGCTGGATTTTGCCGATGCCGACCTGTCCGGCTGCGATTTCCGCGAAGCCGTGTTCGAAGGCGGCAGCCTGCGCGGCGCCCATATCAAGGACACGCGTTTCGAGCAGGCCGATCTGCGTGAGGCCGACCTCGGCGGCCTCAAGCTGTCCAACGCAAAACAGTTCGCCGGCGCCACGATCTCGCCGCGCCAGGCGGCCGAGCTGGTGCGGGCGATGGGACTCGACGTCGCTTGA